The Pseudomonadota bacterium genome includes a region encoding these proteins:
- a CDS encoding formylglycine-generating enzyme family protein — MTHAGGQWPAALDETASQQQSWIGAAGSGALDPADPVGSSTTVGLALIDDVGFPGNWTLRALGGPAAQEDAIFHDRFQLSGPGDVFSDCTDCPTMVIIPAGSFTQGSPPDEPQSYSDERPQHTVNVPAFAMGQHEVTFDEWDACVADGGCTHTPDDQGWGRGDRPVIAVNWNDAQQYVTWLSNKTGHTYRLPSESEWEYATRAGTTGRFNTGDCITTDQANFYGPDPAQGCPSGEYRGQTLPVGSFAPNAFGLYDTHGNVWEWVQDCWNGSYEGAPTDGSAWMSGDCSRAVLRGGSWSYDGRDVRSANRHWSPRGFRYGSLGFRVARSVAL, encoded by the coding sequence ATGACGCACGCCGGTGGGCAGTGGCCGGCGGCCCTGGATGAGACCGCCAGCCAGCAACAGAGTTGGATTGGGGCTGCGGGATCCGGTGCCCTGGATCCGGCTGATCCTGTCGGCAGCTCGACAACAGTAGGTTTGGCACTAATAGATGATGTCGGGTTCCCCGGCAATTGGACCTTGCGCGCCCTGGGCGGCCCCGCTGCCCAGGAGGACGCGATTTTCCACGATCGATTCCAGCTGTCCGGCCCGGGCGATGTCTTCAGCGACTGTACTGACTGCCCGACCATGGTGATCATTCCGGCCGGCAGCTTCACCCAGGGCAGCCCGCCTGACGAGCCCCAAAGCTACAGCGACGAGCGCCCGCAGCATACGGTCAACGTCCCGGCCTTCGCCATGGGCCAGCATGAGGTGACCTTCGACGAGTGGGATGCCTGCGTGGCCGACGGCGGCTGCACGCACACCCCTGACGACCAAGGCTGGGGCCGCGGCGACCGCCCGGTGATCGCTGTGAACTGGAACGACGCCCAGCAATACGTCACCTGGCTGAGCAACAAGACCGGCCACACCTATCGCCTACCGAGCGAATCGGAGTGGGAATACGCCACCCGTGCCGGCACCACCGGCCGCTTCAATACCGGCGACTGCATCACTACCGACCAGGCCAATTTCTACGGGCCCGATCCGGCCCAGGGCTGCCCCAGCGGTGAATACCGAGGCCAGACCCTGCCGGTGGGCAGCTTTGCCCCCAATGCCTTTGGTCTGTACGACACCCACGGCAATGTCTGGGAATGGGTGCAGGATTGCTGGAACGGCAGCTACGAGGGCGCCCCCACCGATGGGAGTGCCTGGATGAGCGGCGATTGCAGCCGTGCCGTGTTGCGCGGCGGCTCCTGGAGCTACGACGGCAGGGACGTTCGTTCCGCCAACCGCCACTGGAGCCCCCGCGGCTTTCGCTACGGCAGCCTCGGCTTCCGTGTCGCCAGGTCCGTAGCGCTTTGA
- a CDS encoding potassium transporter TrkA, whose product MPLSLLLERMRIPLIILIGVYALATVGFTLIPGYDENGNAWTMDFLHAFYVVSYTGSTIGFGEIPAEFSDAQRLWTIVCMYMTVFAWLFAIGSLVALARDENFHEVLRRRRLSRAVASIGEPFYIVCGYGGAGRKLVDDLIGSGRRVVVVERSQVAIRELELRDYHVEVPGFRLDASIPDNLRSAGLQHRWCSGLLAMTDKDSINVKIALAGRLLNQQLGVVARAESAAAARNLASFETGFVIRPAEEFARRVTLAITRPDAYRLYDRLTESGAPQRWEPGGDLDGTWIVCGQDDYGRLLTNRLREAGLKLRIIATEPPEDGWPDDSVAGRSAEGDVLESAGIGEATGLVATHDSDAENLSTIMTARRLNPDLVVIARENHLHNRDLFEEAGTHLASSVSGMVAAAARPVLEASLVPEFIELCLGRDEAWNRQVLECLHERTGDGRLQYWSSRVSEKRTPPLAAAVKSGHEFTVGMLTLDPRDRHRHLEAVVLMIIRDGEPLPLPDDDEPLEMGDRILFCGSPRSADLIWAVAVDHDVVHYLQTGQPSLVRRPWWRKAVSS is encoded by the coding sequence ATGCCGCTGTCCCTGCTGCTCGAGCGAATGCGGATTCCGCTGATCATCCTGATCGGCGTCTACGCCCTGGCCACTGTCGGCTTCACACTGATTCCGGGATACGACGAAAACGGCAATGCCTGGACGATGGATTTCCTGCACGCCTTCTATGTCGTCAGCTACACCGGCAGCACCATCGGTTTCGGCGAGATTCCCGCCGAATTCAGCGACGCCCAGCGGCTGTGGACGATCGTCTGCATGTACATGACGGTGTTCGCCTGGCTGTTCGCCATCGGCAGCCTGGTGGCCCTGGCGCGTGACGAGAACTTCCACGAGGTCCTGCGTCGGCGGCGGCTCAGTCGGGCCGTTGCCTCGATCGGCGAGCCGTTCTACATCGTCTGCGGCTACGGTGGTGCCGGCCGCAAGCTGGTCGACGACCTGATCGGCAGCGGCCGTCGCGTGGTCGTGGTGGAACGATCGCAAGTGGCCATCCGCGAACTCGAGCTGCGCGATTACCACGTCGAGGTCCCGGGTTTTCGGCTCGATGCCTCGATTCCCGACAACCTGCGCTCTGCCGGCCTGCAGCATCGCTGGTGTTCGGGGCTGCTGGCAATGACCGACAAAGACAGTATCAACGTCAAGATCGCGCTGGCCGGTCGCCTGCTCAATCAGCAGCTGGGCGTGGTGGCCCGCGCCGAGAGCGCGGCAGCCGCGCGCAATCTCGCGTCTTTCGAAACCGGCTTCGTCATTCGCCCCGCCGAGGAGTTCGCCCGCCGCGTCACGCTGGCGATCACGCGCCCGGACGCTTACCGGCTCTACGACCGGCTGACCGAGTCGGGGGCGCCGCAGCGCTGGGAACCGGGCGGTGATCTCGACGGTACCTGGATCGTCTGCGGCCAGGACGACTACGGCCGCCTGCTGACCAACCGGCTGCGCGAGGCCGGTCTAAAGTTGCGCATCATCGCCACCGAGCCCCCGGAGGACGGCTGGCCCGATGACAGCGTGGCCGGCAGGAGCGCAGAGGGCGATGTGCTCGAGAGCGCCGGGATCGGCGAGGCCACCGGCCTGGTCGCAACCCACGACAGCGACGCCGAGAACCTTTCGACCATCATGACCGCACGCAGGCTCAATCCCGATCTGGTCGTCATCGCGCGCGAGAATCATCTGCACAATCGCGATCTGTTCGAGGAAGCCGGTACCCACCTGGCCAGCTCGGTCAGCGGCATGGTGGCCGCCGCCGCGCGGCCGGTGCTCGAAGCCTCGCTGGTGCCGGAGTTCATCGAGCTCTGCCTGGGCCGCGACGAGGCCTGGAACCGCCAGGTGCTCGAATGCCTGCACGAGCGCACGGGCGACGGTCGCCTGCAGTACTGGAGTAGCCGCGTGAGCGAGAAGCGCACGCCGCCCCTGGCCGCCGCGGTCAAATCCGGCCACGAGTTCACCGTGGGCATGCTGACTCTCGATCCGCGCGATCGTCATCGCCACCTCGAGGCCGTGGTGCTGATGATCATTCGCGACGGCGAGCCGTTGCCGCTGCCCGACGACGACGAGCCGCTGGAGATGGGTGACCGGATCCTGTTCTGCGGCAGCCCGCGCTCGGCCGACCTGATCTGGGCAGTCGCGGTGGATCACGATGTCGTCCACTACCTGCAGACCGGCCAGCCGAGCCTGGTTCGCCGGCCCTGGTGGCGCAAGGCTGTTTCTTCCTGA
- a CDS encoding DUF885 domain-containing protein, with protein sequence MKKILKWGGFGLAVLMLAGGLLFANFWYFKPLSIDWFYARAFLKFSLQQPEMLTSLRFLDQFGIRGHNAELGDASPEAGEEMLAYWRDEYETFKRYDRSDYEGQALLSYDVFDFFMSNQMADADRWRFHNFPVNQLFGVQSNLPDFMVQQHMVEDELGAEHYISRLNRFDEKFQGVLEGLRIREERRILPPSFAVTKVIDQVDGFLESAPEAHLLVVNLDEKMDDIDASELDPARRDELREAAVAAVEQSVYPAYEGLLAYLRELEPKADSNGGVWRLPDGDAFYRQAIRQHTTTEMSAEEIHAIGLREVERIGGEMDAILRTEGLTEGTIGERVQQLARRPDQLYPDTEAGREQILADYQKILDEIDPAMNEYFNLRPETGVEVKRVPEFSEETTAGAYYQRPSLDGKRKGAFFVNLRDVSEIPKFGMRTLAYHEGIPGHHFQIAITQQLEDIPMFRRLVPFTAYSEGWALYAERLAWEIGFQDDPLDNLGRLQAEMFRAVRLVVDTGMHHKRWSREDAIDYMLAHTGMGEGEVEAEIERYLVMPGQALSYKVGMMKILELRERAKRELGEDFSLPEFHDQILRNGALPLTLLEQVVNDWIERKRTA encoded by the coding sequence ATGAAGAAGATTCTTAAATGGGGCGGCTTCGGGCTCGCCGTCCTGATGCTGGCCGGCGGCCTGCTTTTTGCCAACTTCTGGTATTTCAAGCCGCTGTCGATTGACTGGTTCTATGCCCGGGCCTTTCTCAAGTTCAGCCTTCAGCAGCCTGAGATGCTGACTTCGCTGCGCTTTCTCGACCAGTTCGGAATTCGCGGCCACAACGCCGAGCTGGGCGACGCCTCGCCCGAGGCCGGCGAGGAAATGCTGGCCTACTGGCGCGACGAATACGAGACGTTCAAGCGCTATGACCGTTCGGATTACGAAGGCCAGGCGCTGCTCTCCTATGACGTGTTCGATTTCTTCATGTCGAACCAGATGGCCGACGCCGACCGCTGGCGTTTTCACAACTTCCCGGTCAATCAGCTCTTCGGCGTGCAGAGCAATCTGCCGGACTTCATGGTGCAGCAGCACATGGTCGAGGATGAGCTGGGTGCCGAGCACTACATCTCGCGCCTGAACCGGTTCGACGAGAAGTTCCAAGGCGTACTCGAGGGCCTGCGAATCCGCGAGGAACGGCGCATCCTGCCACCGTCCTTTGCCGTGACCAAGGTCATCGACCAGGTCGATGGTTTTCTCGAAAGCGCGCCCGAGGCGCACCTGCTGGTGGTCAATCTCGACGAAAAGATGGACGATATCGACGCATCAGAGCTCGATCCGGCCCGCCGCGACGAACTGCGCGAGGCGGCGGTTGCGGCCGTGGAGCAGTCGGTCTACCCGGCCTACGAGGGCTTGCTGGCCTACCTGCGCGAGCTCGAGCCGAAGGCCGATTCCAATGGCGGTGTCTGGCGCCTGCCCGACGGCGATGCGTTCTACCGACAGGCCATCCGGCAGCATACGACCACCGAGATGAGCGCCGAAGAGATCCACGCAATCGGCTTGCGCGAAGTCGAGCGGATCGGCGGCGAGATGGACGCCATCCTGCGCACCGAAGGCCTGACTGAGGGCACCATCGGTGAGCGCGTGCAACAGCTGGCCCGACGCCCGGATCAGCTCTACCCGGACACCGAGGCAGGTCGTGAGCAGATTCTGGCCGACTACCAGAAGATTCTCGACGAGATCGACCCGGCCATGAACGAATACTTCAACCTGCGCCCCGAAACCGGGGTGGAGGTCAAGCGCGTGCCTGAATTCTCCGAGGAGACTACCGCCGGCGCCTACTACCAGCGCCCGTCGCTCGACGGCAAGCGCAAGGGCGCTTTCTTCGTCAATCTGCGCGACGTCTCCGAGATCCCGAAGTTCGGGATGCGCACGCTGGCCTACCACGAGGGCATCCCCGGGCATCACTTCCAGATCGCGATCACCCAGCAGCTCGAGGACATTCCGATGTTCCGCCGCCTGGTGCCCTTTACCGCCTACTCCGAGGGCTGGGCGCTTTATGCCGAGCGCCTGGCCTGGGAAATCGGTTTCCAGGACGACCCGCTCGACAACCTGGGACGACTCCAGGCCGAGATGTTCCGCGCGGTGCGGCTGGTGGTCGACACGGGCATGCACCACAAGCGCTGGAGCCGTGAGGACGCCATCGACTACATGCTGGCCCACACCGGTATGGGCGAAGGCGAGGTCGAGGCCGAGATCGAGCGCTACCTGGTCATGCCGGGCCAGGCCCTGTCCTACAAAGTGGGTATGATGAAAATCCTGGAGTTGCGCGAGCGGGCGAAACGGGAACTGGGTGAGGACTTCAGCCTGCCCGAATTTCACGATCAGATTCTGCGCAACGGCGCCCTGCCATTGACCCTGCTCGAGCAGGTCGTCAACGACTGGATCGAGCGCAAGCGCACGGCATGA
- a CDS encoding aminotransferase class V-fold PLP-dependent enzyme: MDSSEFRRHAHDLVDWMADYLDSIEDRPVRAQVGPGEVAARLPANGPDTGEAMQEIIEDFRATILPGMTHWQHPMFMGYFPANSSAPSVLAEMLTATLGAQCMSWETSPAAAELEGRVMDWLRQWLGLPEAFEGVIQDTASTATLCALLSARERASDFAINARGFAGERFAVYCSAEAHSSIEKDVRIAGFGSAALRKIPVDADFAMQPQALAEQIGADLAEGVTPLCVIAALGTTSSTAIDPIDAIGEICARHGVWLHVDAAYAGTALLLPEFRWMLGSAEHVDSFVVNPHKWMATNFDCSAYFVRDAEALVRTFEIQPEYLKTRADTQVRNYRDWGIQLGRRFRALKLWFVMRSFGLQGLQAMLRSHIELGQWLAAQVDAHPDFERLAPAPLNCVCFRWLPPGHEDEQTIERANRRLLAEIQDSGRLYLTHTRLAGRYAIRVVPGQTRVERRHVGAAWRLLTETAASLADG; the protein is encoded by the coding sequence ATGGACAGCAGCGAGTTCCGACGCCACGCCCACGACCTGGTCGACTGGATGGCCGACTATCTCGATTCGATCGAGGACCGGCCGGTCAGGGCGCAGGTGGGGCCGGGCGAGGTCGCCGCACGGCTGCCGGCGAACGGACCGGATACCGGCGAGGCCATGCAAGAGATCATCGAGGATTTCAGGGCCACCATCCTGCCGGGCATGACCCACTGGCAGCACCCGATGTTCATGGGCTACTTCCCGGCCAACAGTTCGGCCCCGTCGGTGCTGGCCGAAATGCTCACCGCGACCCTGGGGGCCCAGTGCATGAGCTGGGAGACCTCGCCGGCGGCCGCCGAGCTGGAAGGGCGGGTCATGGACTGGCTGCGCCAGTGGCTGGGCCTGCCCGAAGCCTTCGAAGGCGTGATCCAGGACACCGCGTCGACCGCCACGCTCTGCGCCCTGCTGAGCGCGCGCGAGCGCGCCAGCGACTTCGCGATCAACGCGCGCGGCTTTGCCGGGGAGCGCTTTGCCGTCTATTGTTCGGCCGAGGCCCATTCCTCGATTGAAAAGGATGTGCGCATCGCCGGGTTTGGCTCGGCGGCGCTGCGCAAGATCCCGGTCGATGCCGACTTCGCAATGCAGCCGCAGGCACTGGCCGAGCAAATCGGCGCCGACCTGGCCGAGGGCGTCACGCCGCTGTGCGTGATCGCTGCCCTGGGCACGACCAGCTCGACCGCCATCGACCCGATTGATGCGATTGGCGAGATCTGCGCACGACACGGGGTCTGGTTGCACGTCGATGCGGCTTATGCCGGAACGGCCCTGCTGCTGCCGGAATTTCGCTGGATGCTTGGCTCGGCCGAGCACGTCGATTCCTTCGTCGTCAATCCGCACAAGTGGATGGCGACCAATTTCGACTGCAGCGCCTACTTCGTTCGCGATGCCGAAGCGCTTGTCCGGACCTTCGAGATCCAGCCCGAGTACTTGAAGACCCGCGCCGACACGCAGGTGCGCAACTACCGCGACTGGGGCATCCAGCTCGGCCGTCGCTTCCGCGCGCTCAAGCTATGGTTCGTGATGCGCTCGTTCGGCCTGCAAGGCCTGCAGGCCATGCTTCGTAGCCATATCGAGCTTGGCCAGTGGCTGGCTGCCCAGGTTGACGCCCACCCCGACTTCGAGCGCCTGGCGCCGGCGCCGCTCAACTGCGTGTGCTTTCGCTGGCTGCCGCCCGGCCATGAGGACGAGCAAACCATCGAGCGGGCCAACCGCCGCCTCCTGGCCGAAATCCAGGACAGCGGCCGGCTGTATCTCACGCATACCCGCCTGGCCGGGCGTTATGCGATTCGTGTCGTTCCCGGTCAGACGCGCGTCGAGCGTCGCCACGTCGGCGCCGCCTGGCGGCTGCTCACCGAAACGGCGGCCTCGCTGGCCGATGGCTGA
- a CDS encoding toll/interleukin-1 receptor domain-containing protein: MHYWAYLSYSHADERHARWLHRRIESFRVPRPLRGTRVAGLALGDRLRPLFRDRDELSSSGDLQLSLERALSDSGALIVLCSPAAAASRWVNQEIELFVAEHGTRRVFAVIIDGEPNSGDERECFPPALRGAVDGLEPIAGDLRRHADGRRDGSLKVIAGLLGVGFDVVKRRDAQRRQRTALGLAAAASIVAAATTVMAVYAVQQRDIAQLRRAQAEDLIGFMLGDLHTRLREVGRLDVLDAVGNQAEAYFASLPAEEVNDHALEKQALALRQIGEVRLQQGQHAAAERAFATSLLQFQTLAGRNPASTGVLFKRAQAEFWLGTSHYRALELDRARPLWERYAQSAGELVTLDPDNPDYRLEQAYAMSNLGSLAVDQGDLVAAESAFTGAGLIFTELADAAPDDPNLRFEVAANDSWLAAVREARFDWRAAAEYRRAAADAHAEVTAVTGHPFHRRIEAEAWIKRARMEFALGQVAAALDSQSRAIGLYDVLAEGDAENLEWRVHWLSARIRLALLRRFTDQGDLAGEDSTADFEQLLAIAAGDPGNSMWTGQAVAAGLDLATIRLLRGDPGNAGAFLLRIASMAQANLDAAPGDNISARHYYRLAVLRQLVDGEGAAEAAARLAERPRQQQANPHLAALLARLVGDRETADELDEQLLQAGFISPQYQALSALAAP, from the coding sequence ATGCACTATTGGGCCTATCTCAGCTACTCACATGCCGATGAGCGGCATGCGCGCTGGCTGCATCGGCGGATTGAATCGTTCCGCGTCCCCAGGCCGCTGCGCGGCACCCGCGTGGCCGGACTTGCCCTGGGCGATCGCCTGCGGCCGCTGTTTCGAGACCGCGACGAGCTGTCGAGCTCGGGCGACCTTCAGTTGAGCCTGGAGCGGGCCCTGTCGGACTCCGGCGCGCTGATCGTATTGTGCAGTCCCGCCGCCGCGGCCTCGCGCTGGGTCAACCAGGAGATCGAGTTGTTCGTCGCCGAGCACGGCACGCGCCGGGTGTTCGCAGTCATCATCGACGGCGAGCCCAACAGCGGCGACGAGCGCGAGTGCTTCCCGCCGGCGCTGCGCGGGGCCGTGGACGGGCTGGAGCCGATTGCCGGTGATCTCAGGCGCCACGCCGACGGCCGTCGCGATGGCAGTCTCAAGGTCATCGCGGGGTTGCTCGGCGTGGGCTTCGATGTCGTCAAGCGCCGCGACGCACAGCGCCGCCAGCGCACCGCCCTGGGCCTGGCTGCCGCGGCCTCGATTGTGGCAGCGGCTACCACGGTCATGGCCGTCTATGCCGTGCAGCAGCGCGACATCGCCCAGCTGCGGCGCGCCCAGGCCGAGGACCTGATCGGCTTCATGCTGGGGGACCTGCACACGCGGCTGCGCGAGGTCGGGCGGCTCGACGTACTCGATGCCGTCGGCAATCAGGCCGAAGCGTATTTCGCCTCGCTGCCGGCCGAAGAGGTCAACGATCACGCCCTGGAAAAACAGGCGCTGGCGCTGCGCCAGATCGGCGAGGTGCGCCTCCAGCAGGGCCAGCACGCCGCCGCCGAGCGTGCCTTTGCCACCTCATTGCTCCAGTTCCAGACGCTGGCCGGGCGCAACCCGGCGAGCACCGGCGTACTGTTCAAACGCGCCCAGGCCGAATTCTGGCTCGGAACCAGCCACTATCGGGCGCTCGAGCTCGACCGGGCCCGCCCGCTGTGGGAACGCTACGCGCAAAGCGCCGGCGAGCTCGTCACGCTCGATCCGGACAACCCCGACTACCGCCTGGAGCAGGCCTATGCCATGTCCAATCTCGGATCGCTGGCCGTCGACCAGGGCGACCTCGTCGCGGCCGAAAGCGCCTTCACCGGCGCCGGACTCATTTTCACCGAGCTGGCCGATGCAGCTCCGGATGATCCCAACCTGCGTTTCGAGGTGGCGGCCAACGACTCCTGGCTGGCGGCCGTGCGCGAGGCGCGTTTCGACTGGCGCGCTGCAGCCGAATACCGCCGCGCTGCCGCTGACGCGCACGCCGAAGTCACGGCCGTGACCGGCCATCCATTCCACCGCCGCATCGAGGCCGAAGCCTGGATCAAGCGCGCGCGCATGGAATTTGCCCTGGGGCAGGTCGCAGCCGCACTCGATTCACAATCGCGCGCCATTGGACTCTACGATGTCCTGGCCGAAGGCGACGCCGAGAATCTGGAATGGCGGGTGCACTGGCTGAGCGCCCGCATCCGCCTCGCCCTGCTGAGGCGCTTCACGGACCAGGGCGACCTCGCAGGAGAAGACAGCACAGCAGACTTCGAGCAGCTGCTGGCAATTGCCGCCGGCGACCCCGGTAACTCAATGTGGACCGGACAGGCTGTCGCGGCCGGGCTGGACCTGGCCACCATCCGACTGCTGCGCGGCGACCCGGGCAACGCCGGCGCATTCCTGCTTCGCATCGCTTCGATGGCGCAAGCCAATCTCGACGCCGCGCCCGGCGACAACATCAGCGCGCGCCACTACTATCGCCTGGCCGTGCTGCGGCAGCTGGTCGACGGCGAAGGCGCGGCCGAGGCGGCAGCCCGGCTGGCCGAACGCCCGCGCCAGCAGCAGGCCAACCCGCACCTGGCCGCCCTGCTGGCGCGACTGGTGGGCGATCGCGAAACGGCCGATGAACTCGATGAGCAACTGCTTCAAGCCGGATTCATCTCGCCCCAGTACCAGGCGCTGAGCGCACTGGCTGCCCCCTGA
- a CDS encoding cation:proton antiporter, giving the protein MHADAFIQSLFLIFTGAAAIATVALYARQALPVAYIILGVIIGPWGLGLAGDSETIDGMAEVGIIFLLFLLGLNLEPRELLQMLREAVLVTAMTCLLFALVGTGIGLAFGLEWLQAVLVGAAVMFSSTIIGLKLLPTSTLHHQRMGVVIVAVLLLQDIIAIALILFIQGFADSANPVFDVGILLLSAPLLFLGSFFFARYALMPLMQRFDRIQEYIFLLAIGWCLAIAWIGNLIGLSYEIAAFLAGVSIATNPVSRFIAETLKPLRDFFLIIFFVALGAGFNMGMLPEVIVPAITLAAAMLLLKPWAFGFILSRQKERPKVAREIGLRLGQISEFSLLVAIVGLQSGMMTEQASYIVQAATILTFMVSTYVIIIRLPSPLAVREELRKD; this is encoded by the coding sequence ATGCATGCCGATGCCTTCATCCAATCGCTGTTTCTGATCTTCACCGGTGCGGCCGCAATCGCCACGGTTGCGCTGTATGCCCGCCAGGCCCTGCCCGTGGCCTATATCATCCTCGGTGTGATCATCGGCCCCTGGGGCCTGGGGCTGGCCGGCGACAGCGAAACGATCGACGGCATGGCCGAGGTCGGCATCATCTTCCTGCTGTTCCTGCTCGGCCTGAATCTCGAACCACGCGAACTGCTGCAGATGCTGCGCGAGGCCGTGCTGGTCACGGCGATGACCTGCCTGCTGTTCGCGCTGGTCGGCACCGGCATCGGGCTGGCGTTCGGACTGGAATGGCTGCAGGCGGTGCTGGTGGGTGCGGCCGTGATGTTCTCGAGCACCATCATCGGCCTCAAGCTGCTGCCGACCTCGACCCTGCACCACCAGCGCATGGGCGTGGTCATCGTGGCGGTGCTGCTGCTCCAGGACATCATCGCCATCGCCCTGATCCTGTTCATCCAGGGCTTTGCCGACAGCGCCAACCCGGTCTTCGACGTCGGCATCCTGCTGCTGAGCGCCCCGCTGCTGTTCCTGGGCTCGTTCTTCTTCGCCCGCTACGCGCTGATGCCGCTGATGCAGCGCTTTGACCGCATCCAGGAATACATCTTCCTGCTGGCCATCGGCTGGTGCCTGGCGATCGCCTGGATCGGCAACCTCATCGGCCTGTCCTACGAGATCGCCGCATTTCTGGCCGGCGTGAGCATCGCCACCAACCCCGTTTCGCGCTTCATCGCCGAAACGCTCAAGCCGCTCAGGGACTTCTTTCTGATCATTTTCTTCGTCGCCCTGGGCGCGGGCTTCAACATGGGCATGCTGCCCGAGGTCATCGTGCCGGCCATCACCCTGGCTGCGGCCATGCTGCTGCTCAAACCCTGGGCCTTCGGTTTCATCCTGTCGCGGCAGAAAGAGCGCCCGAAAGTCGCCCGCGAGATCGGGCTCAGGCTCGGACAAATCAGCGAGTTCTCGCTGCTGGTGGCGATCGTCGGTCTGCAAAGCGGCATGATGACCGAGCAGGCGTCCTACATCGTCCAGGCGGCCACCATCCTCACCTTCATGGTGTCGACCTACGTCATCATCATCCGCCTGCCCAGTCCGCTGGCGGTGCGCGAGGAACTGCGCAAGGACTGA
- a CDS encoding alanyl-tRNA editing protein, with protein sequence MTEALFQQDAYLTTCPARVIEAGDDGIVLDRSVFYPTGGGQPGDRGWLRFDGKQIEIETTRYRPGDGAIVHVAVTGAALPASGTEVEAEIDWTVRHRHMRMHTCLHLLGSVLQFPVTGGQIGFAKSRLDFDMPDPPDKEQVNRALNALIAANHPVTSRWIDEADLDPVLIRTMSVKPPTGVGRIRLLDIPGVDLQPCGGTHVRSTAEIGPAEVTKIENKGRQNRRVHILLNS encoded by the coding sequence ATGACCGAAGCCCTGTTTCAGCAAGACGCCTACCTCACCACCTGCCCGGCCAGGGTGATCGAAGCCGGCGATGACGGCATCGTGCTCGACCGCAGCGTGTTCTACCCGACCGGCGGCGGCCAGCCGGGTGACCGCGGCTGGCTGCGCTTCGACGGAAAGCAGATCGAGATCGAAACCACTCGCTACCGCCCAGGCGACGGCGCGATCGTTCATGTCGCGGTAACGGGGGCGGCCCTTCCGGCGTCCGGCACCGAGGTCGAGGCCGAGATCGACTGGACGGTGCGCCACCGCCACATGCGCATGCACACCTGCCTGCACCTGCTCGGATCGGTATTGCAATTCCCGGTTACCGGCGGCCAGATCGGCTTTGCCAAGAGCCGGCTTGATTTCGACATGCCCGATCCGCCGGACAAAGAGCAGGTCAACCGCGCGCTCAACGCCCTGATTGCAGCCAACCACCCGGTCACCTCGCGCTGGATCGACGAGGCCGACCTCGACCCGGTGCTGATTCGCACGATGTCGGTCAAGCCACCGACCGGCGTCGGGCGCATCCGACTGCTCGATATCCCCGGCGTCGACCTTCAGCCCTGCGGCGGCACCCACGTCCGCTCAACCGCCGAAATCGGCCCGGCCGAAGTCACCAAGATCGAAAACAAAGGCCGCCAGAACCGGCGCGTGCACATATTGTTGAACAGCTGA
- a CDS encoding YbjQ family protein codes for MILSTTETVPGRDIEKSLGMVRGNTVRAKHIGKDILAVLRNLVGGELNEYTDMLTEARNEAINRMVEQARSLDADAVVGVRLVTAQVASASAEMLAYGTAVKLEAPD; via the coding sequence ATGATTCTGTCCACTACTGAAACCGTGCCCGGGCGCGACATCGAAAAGAGCCTCGGCATGGTCCGCGGCAACACCGTCCGCGCCAAGCACATCGGCAAGGACATCCTGGCCGTGCTGCGCAACCTGGTCGGCGGCGAACTGAACGAATATACCGACATGCTCACCGAAGCCCGCAACGAGGCCATTAACCGGATGGTCGAACAGGCCAGGTCACTGGACGCGGATGCCGTGGTCGGTGTGCGTCTGGTCACCGCCCAGGTCGCCTCGGCCTCGGCCGAGATGCTGGCCTACGGGACCGCAGTGAAGCTCGAGGCGCCGGATTGA